A part of Lacinutrix sp. 5H-3-7-4 genomic DNA contains:
- a CDS encoding DUF2262 domain-containing protein: protein MKITKNNLEKEPKLEGSYKIKLTFNDDTVVFRLSPDGASLSDILALANNVANNFNDYKQSATDAIVEDYFDNYNDNWADEDEGYPQLTKEAFISKLTITAINFTSTDLIDVFFNEDGMFGYHTLIAQSYDGETFKDTTMFG, encoded by the coding sequence ATGAAAATCACTAAAAATAACCTTGAAAAAGAACCTAAATTAGAAGGTAGTTACAAAATAAAATTAACGTTTAATGATGACACTGTTGTTTTTAGATTAAGTCCTGATGGTGCTAGTTTAAGTGACATTTTAGCATTAGCAAATAATGTAGCAAACAACTTTAATGACTATAAGCAAAGTGCAACAGATGCAATTGTAGAAGATTATTTTGATAATTATAATGATAATTGGGCAGATGAAGACGAAGGTTATCCACAATTAACTAAAGAGGCATTTATAAGCAAACTAACCATTACAGCCATAAATTTTACTTCAACAGATTTAATAGATGTGTTTTTTAATGAAGACGGCATGTTTGGTTACCATACATTAATTGCTCAATCTTATGATGGTGAAACTTTTAAAGACACCACAATGTTTGGGTAA
- a CDS encoding SMI1/KNR4 family protein, whose amino-acid sequence MNNSKPYLKGFSDFKRSDFNFNTITINTFPELNDPDHYSNCFIFRDTLLEAIKLITKKEVYKLVLITPNYSSINDYYGVAYLDGKIVFTVIFENTPAFETWFATTIRDDDENNYNNPVSLIYEFSNSNYSSQPISNLKTLNFEDNTGAFIAHFIPNQFIAEQLGNEKTEFLSPYITLNVTYNSNNIKASFDTLVEKKNLTISPPKDNTTVYEAFKNKAGFDFPEILKSFLSLHNGIKNTAFMSAEAIVSEWTNWKEIYDDWTQDELLDNYSTNQGKALLMYTTPYWIPFFDLQNGNFLAIDFAPNTKGTPGQIIKFGADQEIGYIQDKNLNSFLLNLANDQTDIEDFEWLYTA is encoded by the coding sequence ATGAATAATAGCAAACCTTATTTAAAAGGATTTAGTGATTTTAAAAGAAGTGATTTTAATTTTAACACAATAACAATAAATACATTTCCTGAACTTAACGATCCTGACCATTACAGTAACTGTTTTATTTTTAGAGACACACTACTTGAAGCTATTAAATTAATAACTAAAAAAGAGGTTTATAAATTAGTATTAATTACACCTAATTATTCATCTATAAACGATTATTACGGTGTTGCTTATTTAGATGGTAAAATTGTTTTTACTGTAATTTTTGAAAACACACCTGCTTTTGAAACTTGGTTTGCTACTACTATTCGCGATGATGATGAGAACAATTATAATAATCCAGTATCCTTAATTTATGAGTTTAGTAATAGCAACTATAGTAGCCAACCTATAAGCAATTTAAAAACACTAAATTTTGAAGACAATACAGGTGCTTTTATAGCGCATTTTATTCCTAATCAATTTATAGCAGAACAACTTGGTAATGAGAAAACAGAATTTTTATCACCTTATATCACATTAAACGTTACGTATAATTCTAACAATATTAAAGCTAGTTTTGACACCTTAGTTGAGAAAAAAAACTTAACCATTTCACCGCCAAAAGATAACACTACTGTTTATGAGGCTTTTAAAAATAAAGCTGGCTTTGATTTTCCTGAAATTTTAAAATCATTTTTAAGTCTACACAACGGTATTAAAAACACCGCTTTTATGTCTGCTGAAGCTATAGTATCTGAATGGACCAACTGGAAAGAAATTTACGACGATTGGACACAAGATGAATTATTAGATAACTACAGTACAAACCAAGGTAAAGCCTTACTAATGTACACTACACCTTATTGGATTCCGTTTTTCGATTTACAAAACGGAAATTTTCTAGCTATAGATTTTGCGCCAAACACAAAAGGTACTCCAGGTCAAATTATAAAGTTTGGTGCAGATCAAGAGATTGGTTACATACAAGATAAAAACTTAAACAGTTTTTTATTAAACCTTGCTAATGACCAAACTGATATCGAAGATTTTGAGTGGTTATACACAGCCTAA
- a CDS encoding DUF1266 domain-containing protein, whose translation MTDTITPKIQDQLNLSALILKKNYKKADLYSWSGFDISNDLHIQQAKRLLNLYGIKSGLHLRNSLHRYENGQMASKTFETLASQLRMDTTTTFEAKYNAEENPKNQQLYKLVWKYRFSLKNQKLIGYDMAMYIFQMRLGLVLNFITTNEIALRLEDACNIIKSNFSSWEAFHNNVCIGYELVTGPTEQDISKFPGTETLWEVYQRLHIEHKNGFKTWL comes from the coding sequence ATGACAGACACTATCACTCCAAAAATTCAAGATCAACTTAATTTATCGGCTTTGATTTTGAAAAAAAATTATAAAAAAGCAGACCTTTATAGTTGGTCGGGTTTTGACATATCAAACGATTTACACATCCAACAAGCCAAAAGACTTTTAAACTTATATGGCATAAAATCTGGATTACATTTACGTAACAGTTTACACCGTTATGAAAACGGACAAATGGCTTCAAAAACCTTTGAAACCTTAGCTTCCCAATTGCGAATGGATACTACTACAACTTTTGAGGCTAAATATAATGCCGAAGAAAATCCAAAAAACCAACAACTTTATAAATTAGTGTGGAAGTATCGTTTCAGCTTAAAAAACCAAAAACTTATAGGTTACGATATGGCAATGTATATTTTCCAAATGCGTTTAGGTTTGGTATTAAATTTTATTACTACTAACGAAATTGCTTTACGTTTAGAAGATGCTTGTAATATTATAAAATCTAATTTTTCTAGTTGGGAAGCCTTTCATAATAACGTTTGTATAGGTTACGAGTTGGTTACAGGCCCAACAGAACAAGATATTAGTAAATTTCCAGGAACAGAAACACTTTGGGAAGTCTACCAAAGATTACATATAGAACACAAAAACGGATTTAAAACATGGCTGTAA
- a CDS encoding response regulator transcription factor, with product MYKKVLVADDLLSINQGVLTTLKTLEIINIEEVQYCDDAYLKIKKAALDQDPIDLLITDLSYKKDHRNQKITSGEALVAVVKKEFPDLKIIVYSIEDRLQKVRTLINKHQVNAYVCKGRKGLIELKTAINTVYNNKSYVSPQVSAALGAKTNLEIEDFDLELLQQLSLGLSQDQISKYLKANKISPHSLSTIEKKINKLKIQFNANNTIHLVAISKDLGLI from the coding sequence ATTTGTTGAGTATTAACCAAGGCGTATTAACTACTTTAAAAACACTAGAAATAATTAATATTGAAGAAGTACAATACTGTGATGATGCCTATTTAAAAATAAAAAAAGCTGCTCTAGATCAAGATCCAATAGATTTATTAATTACAGATTTGTCTTATAAAAAAGACCATAGAAATCAAAAAATCACATCAGGAGAAGCTCTTGTAGCAGTAGTAAAAAAAGAATTTCCAGACTTAAAAATTATTGTATATTCTATTGAAGATCGTTTACAAAAAGTAAGAACATTAATAAATAAACATCAAGTAAACGCTTATGTTTGTAAAGGTCGAAAAGGTTTAATTGAATTAAAGACCGCAATAAATACAGTTTATAATAATAAATCTTATGTATCACCTCAAGTAAGCGCTGCATTAGGAGCAAAAACTAATTTAGAAATAGAAGATTTTGATTTAGAGTTGCTTCAACAATTATCTTTAGGTTTATCTCAGGACCAAATATCAAAATACTTAAAGGCTAATAAAATTTCACCTCACAGTTTAAGTACTATAGAAAAGAAAATTAATAAATTAAAAATTCAGTTTAACGCAAATAATACTATTCATTTAGTAGCAATTAGCAAAGATTTGGGACTTATATAA